In Desulfitibacter sp. BRH_c19, the following are encoded in one genomic region:
- a CDS encoding transcriptional regulator yields the protein MQLNERQENILSIVKRFEPITSDQIAAYLGLTRAALRPDLAILTMSGILDAKPRVGYFYNEKGGKTLRIIQFENLLVKDVKSVPVVVREDDAIYDAIVSMFINNDVGTLIVVSEGGKLEGVVSQKDLLKSILGKPDLNKIPVSVVMTRLPNVVTVEGTDTVLTAARKMLEHEVDCIPVIKIIEEEGKERILEVIGRITKSNITRVFIEMIEGK from the coding sequence ATTCAGTTAAATGAACGTCAGGAAAACATTCTTTCTATAGTTAAACGTTTCGAGCCTATAACTAGTGATCAAATTGCTGCATACCTTGGTTTAACTAGGGCTGCTTTGAGACCTGATTTGGCAATCCTAACAATGTCAGGAATATTAGATGCTAAACCAAGGGTAGGATATTTTTACAATGAAAAAGGTGGCAAAACCTTAAGAATTATTCAATTTGAAAATCTTCTTGTAAAAGACGTTAAATCAGTTCCAGTAGTTGTCAGGGAAGATGATGCAATTTATGATGCTATAGTGTCTATGTTTATTAATAATGATGTGGGAACATTAATAGTTGTAAGTGAGGGGGGAAAGCTAGAAGGAGTAGTATCACAGAAAGATTTGCTGAAATCTATCCTAGGAAAACCTGATTTGAACAAAATACCCGTTAGTGTGGTAATGACTAGATTACCTAATGTTGTTACTGTGGAAGGTACTGATACAGTTTTAACTGCTGCAAGGAAGATGCTAGAACATGAAGTTGACTGTATTCCGGTAATAAAAATAATTGAAGAAGAAGGAAAAGAAAGGATTTTAGAAGTGATCGGTAGAATTACTAAATCAAACATTACTCGAGTTTTCATAGAAATGATTGAAGGAAAGTAA
- the era gene encoding GTPase Era (Era; Escherichia coli Ras-like protein; Bex; Bacillus Era-complementing segment; essential protein in Escherichia coli that is involved in many cellular processes; GTPase; binds the cell membrane through apparent C-terminal domain; mutants are arrested during the cell cycle; Streptococcus pneumoniae Era binds to RNA and Escherichia coli Era binds 16S rRNA and 30S ribosome) produces the protein MQDKKFKSGFVAIVGRPNVGKSTLMNNLIGKKIAIMSDKPQTTRNKITGVFTRPELQIVFIDTPGIHKPKTKLGEVMVGLTARSLKEVDLILYLVDSTAKIGKGDALINETLSNSKLPIIIALNKIDSLEKQQILEKHLEWQATGVSDTIIPISALENINLEKVIEVIGGHLEEGPQYYPDDMITDQPENMVVAEIIREKVLHLTRDEIPHSTAVVLDAMEERQNNMMYLDAIIYIERDSQKGIIIGKGGSMLKNIGQTAREEIEGLLNTRVYLDIRVKVKKNWRKEASHLKNMGYDTRFLKD, from the coding sequence ATGCAGGATAAAAAATTTAAGTCTGGATTTGTTGCCATAGTTGGTAGACCTAATGTTGGCAAATCTACCCTTATGAATAATTTGATAGGTAAAAAAATAGCTATCATGTCTGATAAACCACAAACTACAAGAAATAAGATTACAGGAGTATTTACAAGGCCTGAACTCCAGATAGTATTTATTGACACCCCTGGAATACATAAACCAAAAACAAAATTAGGTGAAGTGATGGTAGGGTTAACTGCAAGAAGTCTTAAAGAGGTAGACCTGATACTTTATCTTGTCGATTCTACAGCAAAAATAGGTAAGGGTGACGCACTTATTAATGAAACACTTAGCAACTCAAAGCTACCAATAATTATAGCATTAAATAAGATAGACAGTTTAGAGAAACAACAGATCCTGGAAAAACACCTGGAGTGGCAGGCAACAGGTGTTAGTGACACAATAATTCCTATTTCAGCGCTTGAAAATATTAACCTTGAAAAGGTCATTGAAGTAATAGGTGGTCATCTAGAGGAGGGACCACAGTATTATCCAGATGATATGATAACCGACCAACCTGAAAATATGGTTGTGGCTGAAATAATTAGAGAAAAGGTCCTGCATTTAACAAGAGATGAAATACCACATTCTACTGCAGTAGTTTTGGATGCAATGGAAGAGCGTCAAAACAACATGATGTACTTAGATGCGATAATCTACATTGAAAGAGATTCACAGAAGGGAATAATTATTGGTAAAGGTGGCAGTATGCTAAAAAACATAGGACAGACTGCTAGAGAGGAAATTGAAGGCCTTCTTAATACTAGGGTGTACTTGGACATCAGGGTAAAGGTGAAAAAGAACTGGCGAAAAGAGGCTAGTCATTTGAAGAATATGGGATATGATACAAGGTTTTTGAAAGATTGA
- a CDS encoding two-component system response regulator, with translation MEAIKVLLVDDHPLITEGLEKILSFDDAIRVVGKANDGNQAVEIAMKVKPDVVVMDINMPGIDGIEACLKIRDILPRTEIIALTVCEEEDRILQILKAGAKGYFLKDVEPERLIDAIKNVQKGQSFIHPQIAAKVLSSYTTLASRQNKDFKGNDLTDREMELVKLLAKGLNNKEIASTLFISEKTVKNHITNILRKLDLRDRVQVAIWAIKEKVI, from the coding sequence ATGGAAGCTATCAAGGTGTTACTAGTTGATGATCATCCATTAATAACTGAAGGTTTGGAAAAGATACTTTCTTTTGACGATGCTATACGGGTTGTGGGGAAAGCAAATGATGGTAATCAGGCAGTTGAGATAGCAATGAAGGTTAAGCCTGATGTGGTTGTTATGGATATTAATATGCCTGGCATAGATGGAATAGAAGCATGCTTAAAGATTAGAGATATACTACCTAGAACCGAAATAATTGCCTTGACAGTATGTGAAGAAGAGGATAGAATACTACAGATTTTAAAAGCAGGTGCCAAGGGTTATTTTTTAAAGGATGTTGAACCGGAACGTCTAATAGATGCCATAAAAAATGTCCAAAAAGGGCAGTCATTTATACATCCGCAGATAGCGGCCAAAGTACTTAGTAGTTATACAACCCTTGCCTCTAGGCAAAATAAAGATTTCAAAGGAAACGACCTAACTGATAGAGAGATGGAGTTGGTAAAACTACTAGCTAAGGGCTTGAATAACAAGGAGATTGCATCAACCCTATTTATTAGTGAAAAAACAGTTAAAAATCATATAACTAATATTCTTAGAAAACTAGACTTAAGAGATAGGGTCCAGGTGGCAATCTGGGCTATAAAAGAAAAGGTAATCTAG
- a CDS encoding NGG1p interacting factor NIF3, giving the protein MSVKVATIMQIIEELAPKNLAYDWDNIGLIVGSPKEELERILVSLDVNEQVVDEAIANGVGMIICHHPLIFKPISNIRWDNNLGVILKKLVQNEINLYAAHTNLDLCKNGVNQILFEKLGLEDGQILKVEKAEKLLKLVVFVPMSHVEHVKMSMGNAGAGWIGGYSHCVFGTQGIGSFKPLEGTNPYLGSTGEIEDVEEMRLETIVPEKILKTVLKSVLKEHPYEEVAYDIYPLANSGDKYGLGLAGRYDIPIAKNEFLEMVKERLQAPVLKVAGIIPEKIQKVGVCGGSGGSIISNAAFTGIQVFITGDISYHQAQEAESLGICVIDAGHGTTEKLVVPYFANNLKSKLDVQKRKVEVMISKVNSEPWTFL; this is encoded by the coding sequence ATGTCTGTAAAGGTAGCTACTATAATGCAGATAATTGAGGAGCTTGCTCCTAAAAACCTAGCTTATGATTGGGATAACATTGGGCTGATAGTTGGTAGCCCAAAGGAGGAATTAGAAAGAATCTTGGTTTCTCTTGATGTAAATGAGCAGGTGGTAGATGAGGCTATTGCAAATGGTGTTGGTATGATTATATGCCATCATCCTTTAATATTTAAGCCTATTAGCAATATACGTTGGGATAACAACTTAGGAGTAATACTTAAAAAGCTGGTACAAAACGAGATTAATCTATATGCTGCCCATACTAATTTGGACTTATGTAAAAATGGAGTCAATCAAATTCTTTTTGAAAAGTTGGGTTTAGAGGATGGGCAAATTCTTAAAGTAGAAAAAGCAGAAAAACTTTTAAAACTAGTAGTGTTTGTACCAATGTCCCATGTGGAACATGTAAAGATGTCCATGGGTAATGCGGGAGCAGGTTGGATAGGGGGCTATTCACATTGTGTTTTTGGTACCCAAGGAATAGGCTCTTTTAAACCTCTTGAGGGTACTAATCCATATTTGGGTTCGACTGGAGAGATTGAAGACGTTGAGGAAATGCGCCTGGAAACAATTGTACCTGAAAAAATCCTAAAGACAGTTCTTAAATCTGTGCTTAAGGAACACCCTTATGAAGAGGTTGCCTATGATATTTATCCACTAGCCAATTCTGGAGATAAATATGGTTTAGGTTTAGCAGGGAGATATGATATCCCCATTGCGAAAAATGAATTTTTAGAAATGGTAAAAGAAAGACTACAGGCCCCTGTCCTAAAAGTTGCTGGTATTATCCCAGAAAAAATTCAAAAAGTTGGGGTTTGTGGGGGATCAGGAGGTTCCATAATTAGCAATGCAGCATTTACAGGAATTCAAGTATTTATAACGGGAGATATAAGCTATCATCAAGCACAGGAGGCAGAAAGCTTAGGTATCTGTGTTATTGATGCAGGTCATGGAACCACAGAAAAATTGGTTGTACCATATTTTGCGAATAATCTTAAAAGTAAATTAGATGTCCAAAAACGTAAAGTAGAAGTTATGATTTCTAAAGTAAATAGTGAGCCATGGACTTTTTTATAG
- a CDS encoding pilus assembly protein, whose protein sequence is MLTIIKKFWNEEDGQGLTEYGLILGLIAVVVVAILGTMGGQIQAVFQSISNELPTAP, encoded by the coding sequence ATGTTAACAATTATTAAAAAGTTTTGGAATGAAGAAGACGGACAGGGACTAACTGAGTACGGATTGATTTTAGGTTTAATAGCAGTAGTGGTGGTTGCAATTTTAGGTACTATGGGTGGACAAATACAGGCTGTATTCCAATCGATTTCTAATGAACTCCCAACAGCACCATAA
- a CDS encoding phosphoenolpyruvate synthase regulatory protein, whose protein sequence is MKESKGGVVILNKNNPKVFVVSDSLGETAEIVAKAVASQFNLSDIEIRRFPYVNNKQQVKEIIAQSEGYNCLIAYTLVIPELKEYLEELVNEMGLGAVDILSPMLTSMEKLLKRPPKLEPGLLRKLDEQYFKRVEAIEFAVKYDDGKDPKGLIAADIVLVGVSRTSKTPLSMYLAHKRIKCANVPLVPEVSPPEELYKVTNKVVGLIIDPNHLYEIRKERLKSLGLTSNANYAAVERIIKELEYSDTVMKKIGCPVINVTNKAVEETAGTIMEIFYGGRFNE, encoded by the coding sequence TTGAAGGAAAGTAAGGGGGGAGTAGTAATTTTAAATAAGAATAATCCAAAGGTTTTTGTGGTGTCGGATTCACTAGGTGAAACAGCAGAAATAGTGGCTAAGGCAGTAGCCAGTCAGTTTAATTTAAGTGATATTGAAATACGACGATTTCCTTACGTAAATAATAAGCAGCAAGTAAAGGAGATAATTGCTCAATCTGAGGGATATAACTGTCTAATCGCATATACACTAGTCATTCCTGAACTAAAGGAATACCTTGAAGAATTAGTTAATGAAATGGGACTAGGGGCAGTTGATATTTTAAGTCCCATGCTAACTTCCATGGAAAAACTGCTCAAGAGGCCCCCAAAGTTAGAACCTGGGTTATTGCGAAAACTAGATGAACAATATTTCAAAAGGGTAGAGGCAATAGAATTTGCTGTAAAGTATGATGATGGAAAGGATCCTAAGGGATTAATAGCAGCAGATATAGTGTTAGTTGGTGTTTCCAGAACTTCAAAAACACCCTTAAGCATGTATCTAGCCCATAAACGAATTAAATGCGCCAATGTTCCATTAGTACCTGAGGTATCACCACCGGAAGAGCTTTATAAGGTAACAAATAAAGTGGTTGGTTTGATAATTGATCCAAATCACCTATATGAAATTAGAAAAGAAAGGCTGAAAAGCCTTGGCTTAACTTCAAATGCAAACTATGCCGCTGTTGAAAGAATAATTAAGGAACTTGAATACTCGGATACTGTTATGAAAAAAATTGGTTGTCCTGTTATAAATGTAACTAATAAAGCAGTTGAAGAAACAGCTGGTACTATTATGGAAATATTTTATGGGGGGAGATTCAATGAGTAA
- a CDS encoding deoxyguanosinetriphosphate triphosphohydrolase, translating into MSLREMFEKREETWLSTFATKSIDSQGRQVAEEPCDVRTSFQRDRDRIIHSKAFRRLKHKTQVFISPESDHFRTRLTHTLEVSQIARTVARALRLNEDLVEAISLGHDLGHTPFGHAGETALDRVSPEGFKHNIQSLRVVDKIEQGKGLNLTWKVRDGILNHTGDGTPSSLEGQIVKTADRIAYINHDIDDAIRGKIISLESLPKECLKVLGFKHSERINKMVRDMIEASWDKPYITMSKEIICAMNELRQFLFYNVYIGSLAKTEEKKAMRLVEEIYHYYSNYPQEIPIEYRRHSDFENNYQDNSKDILAVDYIAGMTDRYAISSYKKLFVPLGFQTPII; encoded by the coding sequence ATGTCTCTTAGGGAAATGTTTGAAAAGAGGGAAGAAACTTGGCTTTCCACTTTTGCAACAAAATCCATTGATTCACAGGGGAGACAAGTTGCTGAAGAACCATGTGATGTACGTACAAGCTTTCAACGGGACAGAGACAGAATTATACATTCAAAAGCTTTTAGGAGACTAAAACATAAGACGCAAGTATTCATATCACCTGAAAGTGATCATTTCCGTACGAGGCTTACCCATACTTTAGAAGTAAGTCAGATAGCAAGAACAGTAGCTAGAGCATTGAGATTAAATGAAGACTTAGTAGAGGCTATCTCTTTAGGACACGATTTAGGACATACTCCATTTGGTCATGCAGGTGAAACAGCTCTTGATAGGGTTAGCCCTGAAGGTTTTAAGCATAATATACAAAGCTTAAGGGTCGTAGATAAGATTGAACAAGGTAAGGGTCTTAACCTTACTTGGAAGGTAAGAGACGGAATACTAAACCATACTGGGGATGGAACTCCGAGTTCATTAGAAGGTCAGATAGTAAAAACTGCTGATAGAATAGCATACATAAATCATGACATTGATGATGCTATAAGGGGGAAAATAATTTCACTTGAAAGTTTACCAAAAGAATGCCTTAAGGTTCTTGGTTTTAAGCATAGCGAAAGAATAAATAAAATGGTCAGAGATATGATTGAGGCTAGTTGGGATAAGCCTTATATTACTATGAGTAAGGAAATAATTTGTGCGATGAATGAATTACGCCAGTTCTTATTTTACAATGTTTATATAGGCTCTTTAGCAAAAACTGAGGAAAAAAAAGCCATGAGATTAGTGGAGGAAATTTATCACTACTACAGTAATTATCCACAAGAAATTCCAATAGAGTACCGGAGACATTCTGATTTTGAAAATAACTATCAAGATAATAGCAAAGATATTTTAGCAGTAGATTATATAGCTGGAATGACCGATAGATATGCCATATCTAGTTATAAAAAATTGTTTGTACCATTAGGGTTTCAGACTCCAATTATTTAA
- a CDS encoding RNA polymerase subunit sigma (sigma factors are initiation factors that promote the attachment of RNA polymerase to specific initiation sites and are then released; primary sigma factor of bacterium), producing MMTLMEGGTMVKEDNKKTESVKQLIELGKKRGILTYKEIMDTLQGIELTPDQIDEIYEHLASMGIEVIPESGKLEEDDDDEEDKEDVEIDLSIPEGIGIDDPVRMYLKEIGRVPLLSADEEIELAIKIEQGDMEAKRKLAEANLRLVVSIAKRYVGRGMLFLDLIQEGNLGLIKAVEKFDYRKGFKFSTYATWWIRQAITRSIADQARTIRIPVHMVETINKLIRVSRQLLQELGREPMPEEIALEMDIPEERVREIIKIAQEPVSLETPIGEEEDSHLGDFIEDQDALAPAEAASFTLLREQLEDVLDTLTPREEKVLRLRFGLDDGRTRTLEEVGQEFGVTRERIRQIEAKALRKLRHPSRSKKLKDYLE from the coding sequence ATGATGACCCTAATGGAAGGGGGGACAATGGTGAAAGAAGATAACAAGAAGACAGAAAGTGTGAAGCAGCTCATAGAGCTAGGTAAAAAAAGAGGAATATTAACGTATAAGGAAATTATGGATACTTTACAAGGTATAGAATTAACCCCAGATCAAATTGATGAAATATATGAACATTTGGCTAGTATGGGAATAGAAGTTATACCTGAAAGTGGTAAATTAGAAGAAGACGATGACGACGAAGAAGATAAGGAAGACGTTGAGATAGATTTGTCAATTCCTGAAGGAATAGGAATTGATGATCCTGTGAGGATGTACCTGAAAGAAATAGGAAGAGTTCCTTTACTGTCAGCCGATGAAGAGATAGAATTAGCAATAAAAATAGAACAGGGAGACATGGAAGCAAAACGTAAACTGGCTGAAGCAAACCTCCGATTAGTTGTCAGTATAGCTAAGCGTTATGTTGGAAGAGGTATGTTGTTCCTTGATTTAATACAGGAGGGGAATCTAGGACTAATTAAAGCGGTTGAGAAATTTGATTATCGTAAGGGATTTAAGTTTAGTACCTATGCTACATGGTGGATACGTCAGGCAATAACAAGATCAATTGCTGACCAGGCAAGAACAATTAGAATTCCTGTGCATATGGTTGAGACCATTAATAAGCTAATTAGAGTATCTAGGCAACTTCTACAAGAACTAGGCCGAGAGCCTATGCCTGAAGAAATAGCGTTAGAAATGGACATCCCGGAGGAAAGAGTTAGAGAGATTATAAAAATTGCTCAAGAACCTGTTTCCTTGGAAACTCCCATTGGAGAAGAAGAAGATAGTCATTTAGGTGACTTTATTGAAGATCAGGATGCACTAGCACCTGCAGAAGCGGCTTCTTTTACTCTACTTAGGGAACAATTAGAGGATGTACTAGATACATTAACTCCTAGAGAAGAAAAGGTATTAAGACTTCGTTTTGGTTTGGATGATGGCAGAACTAGAACACTAGAAGAGGTAGGGCAAGAATTTGGAGTTACCAGAGAAAGAATTAGACAGATAGAAGCAAAAGCATTACGTAAGCTTAGGCACCCAAGCAGGAGTAAAAAATTAAAAGATTATCTTGAATAG
- a CDS encoding pyruvate, phosphate dikinase (catalyzes the formation of phosphoenolpyruvate from pyruvate): MSKKYLYKFHEGDKEMKSILGGKGANLAEMTKIGLPVPPGVILSTQACKDYYKKGQEFPEGMQDQIVEHIRYLETVTGKGFGSNENPLLVSVRSGAAVSMPGMMDTILNLGLNDETVKGLASITGDKKFALDCYRRFITMYSDVVMGIEHVNFESILRSYKKKLGIEYDHEFSYENLQDLIEKFKSMLRLKHGNEFPQDPMEQLLKAIEAVFNSWQNSRAILYRKLHKIPDSLGTAVNIQSMVFGNMGINSGTGVAFTRNPSTGARELYGEYLVNAQGEDVVAGTRTPQPIEKLKEDMPAVYKQFTDTCKLLERHYKDMQDIEFTIENNSLYILQTRNGKKTAASAIRIAVDMVKEDLIIKEEAVSRIDITQLDHLLHPTIDTSNNFEVITNGLPASPGAAVGKIVFDADEAENMGNEGIKVILVRNETTPDDLNGIVGAQGILTLHGGMTSHAAVVARGMGKPCVCGCDGLDIDMDAQKLIIGSKTFYKGDIITIDGSTGKVIEGEVPLLVPTLSREFKTILEWADEIRILGVRANADTPEDAAKAREFGAKGIGLCRTEHMFMGPERLPIVQKMILSSNIEERKATLERLLPIQQEDFYGIFKVMQGYPVTIRLLDPPLHEFLPNREELIEDITKMKCLGGSEEELKKKENLLVKVKSLSEANPMLGHRGCRLGITFPEIYATQIEAIFRAAVQLAKEGVKAIPEIEIPLVMHVNELSILKELVDAVANMVFADEGVKVEYTVGTMIEVPRACATAGEIAQVADFFSFGTNDLTQTCFGFSRDDAEGKFLQPYLEKKIIQDNPFVVIDRAGVGRLMEMAVTKGRASREDLLIGICGEHGGDPNSIEYCHQIGLDFVSCSPYRVPVARLAAAQAQLKA, translated from the coding sequence ATGAGTAAAAAGTATCTATATAAATTTCATGAAGGTGACAAGGAAATGAAATCTATCCTTGGGGGTAAGGGTGCTAACCTAGCTGAAATGACAAAGATAGGATTACCAGTTCCTCCAGGGGTTATTCTTAGTACTCAAGCTTGTAAAGACTATTATAAAAAAGGTCAAGAATTTCCAGAGGGCATGCAAGATCAAATAGTGGAACATATAAGATACTTAGAAACTGTTACTGGAAAAGGGTTTGGTAGCAACGAAAATCCCCTTTTAGTATCTGTTCGTTCTGGAGCGGCAGTATCCATGCCTGGAATGATGGATACCATACTAAATTTGGGTTTAAATGATGAGACAGTTAAGGGTTTAGCAAGTATAACTGGAGACAAAAAATTTGCCCTTGATTGCTATAGAAGGTTTATTACAATGTACTCAGATGTAGTAATGGGTATAGAACACGTAAACTTTGAATCTATCTTGAGATCATATAAGAAAAAACTAGGTATTGAATACGATCATGAGTTTTCTTATGAAAACCTTCAAGACTTAATAGAAAAGTTTAAATCCATGCTGAGATTAAAGCACGGCAATGAGTTTCCTCAGGATCCAATGGAACAACTATTAAAAGCCATAGAAGCGGTTTTTAATTCATGGCAAAACAGTCGGGCAATACTATATAGGAAGTTACATAAAATTCCTGATTCATTAGGTACGGCTGTAAATATTCAATCAATGGTCTTTGGAAATATGGGCATCAATAGTGGAACTGGGGTTGCTTTTACCAGAAATCCTTCAACAGGTGCAAGAGAATTATATGGTGAATACTTGGTAAATGCCCAAGGGGAAGATGTGGTTGCAGGTACAAGAACCCCCCAACCCATTGAAAAACTGAAGGAAGATATGCCTGCTGTATATAAACAGTTTACTGATACATGTAAGCTCTTAGAAAGGCATTACAAAGATATGCAGGATATAGAGTTTACAATTGAAAACAACAGTTTGTATATCCTGCAAACTAGAAATGGCAAAAAAACTGCAGCTTCTGCTATTAGAATTGCAGTTGATATGGTAAAAGAAGATCTAATAATTAAAGAAGAGGCTGTTAGTCGAATTGATATTACTCAACTTGACCATTTATTGCATCCAACAATTGATACAAGCAATAACTTTGAAGTAATCACTAATGGACTTCCTGCATCTCCAGGAGCTGCGGTAGGTAAAATAGTATTTGACGCCGATGAAGCAGAAAATATGGGTAATGAGGGTATAAAAGTAATATTGGTTAGAAATGAAACTACTCCCGATGACCTTAATGGCATAGTTGGAGCTCAAGGAATTCTTACATTGCATGGTGGAATGACAAGTCATGCTGCTGTTGTTGCCAGGGGAATGGGTAAACCATGTGTTTGTGGATGTGATGGGCTTGATATTGATATGGATGCTCAAAAGCTAATAATAGGTAGTAAGACTTTCTACAAAGGAGATATAATTACAATTGATGGTTCTACAGGTAAAGTAATAGAAGGGGAGGTACCTCTTCTTGTTCCAACATTAAGTAGAGAATTTAAAACTATACTTGAATGGGCAGATGAAATACGAATTTTAGGTGTCAGAGCCAATGCAGATACCCCTGAAGATGCAGCAAAGGCTAGAGAATTTGGTGCTAAAGGAATAGGCCTTTGTAGAACTGAGCATATGTTTATGGGACCGGAAAGACTGCCAATTGTGCAGAAAATGATCTTGTCCTCAAATATTGAAGAAAGAAAGGCAACATTAGAAAGGTTATTGCCAATTCAGCAGGAAGATTTTTATGGAATATTTAAAGTAATGCAAGGATATCCTGTTACTATTCGTTTGTTAGATCCGCCTTTACACGAGTTTTTACCAAACAGAGAAGAACTAATAGAAGATATAACTAAAATGAAGTGCCTTGGTGGTTCAGAAGAGGAGCTCAAGAAAAAAGAGAATTTACTTGTAAAGGTTAAGTCATTATCAGAAGCTAATCCCATGCTAGGACACAGAGGATGTAGATTAGGAATTACCTTCCCAGAGATATATGCAACACAAATTGAGGCCATTTTTAGAGCTGCTGTTCAACTCGCGAAAGAAGGAGTCAAGGCTATTCCTGAAATAGAAATACCCCTTGTCATGCATGTTAATGAACTCTCAATATTAAAAGAACTCGTTGATGCAGTAGCAAATATGGTATTTGCAGATGAGGGAGTTAAAGTTGAGTATACAGTTGGCACTATGATAGAGGTTCCTAGGGCATGTGCAACTGCTGGGGAAATAGCTCAAGTTGCTGATTTCTTCTCTTTTGGAACGAATGATCTGACTCAGACATGTTTTGGATTTAGTCGCGATGATGCTGAAGGTAAATTTCTTCAACCATATCTTGAGAAAAAAATCATCCAAGATAATCCTTTTGTAGTTATAGACAGGGCAGGTGTCGGCCGCTTGATGGAAATGGCAGTTACCAAAGGGAGAGCCAGTAGAGAAGACTTATTAATAGGGATATGTGGTGAGCACGGAGGAGATCCAAACTCTATTGAATATTGTCATCAGATTGGCCTTGATTTTGTAAGCTGTTCACCTTATAGGGTACCAGTAGCAAGGTTAGCAGCAGCACAAGCCCAATTAAAGGCATAA